In Campylobacter vicugnae, a genomic segment contains:
- a CDS encoding TlpA family protein disulfide reductase, translating into MMKFKIFLAAVLLTIFTGCDRSSNDQSTSPSTIQADYSKPFKLILNDGNELKMQKRDDGYNIDIKDKAIFLNFFATWCPPCKVEIPYLITLQDKFKDKLQIIGVSIDEISLEQANEFKELLNINYPIAYTKANEYLISSLGGVVGIPFSILYYPNGKFAASYSGLVPIEMLENDIKKVIK; encoded by the coding sequence ATGATGAAATTTAAAATCTTTTTAGCAGCAGTATTATTAACTATATTTACAGGCTGCGATAGATCTTCAAACGATCAATCTACCTCACCTTCAACAATACAAGCTGACTATTCAAAACCATTTAAACTTATACTAAATGATGGCAATGAACTTAAAATGCAAAAAAGAGATGATGGTTATAATATTGATATTAAAGATAAGGCGATATTTTTAAATTTCTTTGCTACTTGGTGTCCGCCATGTAAGGTAGAAATTCCATATCTTATAACACTTCAAGATAAATTTAAAGATAAACTCCAAATAATTGGCGTATCAATTGATGAGATAAGCCTAGAACAAGCTAATGAATTTAAAGAGTTGCTAAATATAAACTATCCAATTGCCTATACAAAAGCAAATGAATATCTAATCTCATCACTTGGCGGTGTAGTTGGTATTCCATTTAGTATTTTATACTATCCAAATGGCAAATTTGCTGCATCTTATAGCGGGTTAGTGCCTATTGAAATGCTTGAAAACGATATTAAAAAGGTAATTAAATAA
- a CDS encoding DedA family protein — translation MQDILTNLSTYGYIILFLYSLGGGMVAIIGAGLLSFEGNMNLTLSIIIAAIANFIGDMILVYMGRYNKSSVMPYFKSHKRKLALAQILFKKYGDKIIFIKKYVYGLKTLVPLAIGLTKYSLIKFAIINAICSAIWAISFGLVSYYAGGFISQFASYFGDRAYIVPIFLFALLGSIWIYFSWATKRR, via the coding sequence ATGCAAGATATTCTTACTAATTTATCAACTTATGGTTATATAATTTTATTTTTATACAGTCTTGGTGGCGGTATGGTAGCTATTATTGGAGCAGGTCTTTTGAGTTTTGAAGGCAATATGAACCTAACTTTATCTATTATTATCGCAGCAATAGCAAATTTTATCGGCGATATGATTTTGGTATATATGGGTAGGTATAATAAAAGCTCAGTAATGCCATATTTTAAATCTCATAAAAGAAAGCTAGCTTTAGCTCAAATTTTATTTAAAAAATATGGAGATAAGATTATATTTATTAAAAAATATGTCTATGGGTTAAAAACTTTAGTTCCGCTAGCTATTGGACTTACTAAATATAGCTTGATAAAATTTGCTATTATCAATGCTATTTGCTCAGCTATATGGGCTATTAGTTTTGGATTAGTTAGCTATTATGCTGGTGGATTTATATCACAATTTGCTTCATATTTTGGTGATCGTGCTTATATCGTACCTATATTTTTATTTGCTCTACTTGGCTCAATATGGATATATTTTAGTTGGGCTACTAAAAGGAGATGA
- the radA gene encoding DNA repair protein RadA: MAKLKTIFECEACGNQQSKWMGKCPQCGAWESFIELSSQQIKVSQELAKLTKTINNATPISQIQIEQIKRKSTGDNELDLVLGGGVVSGSLVLIGGSPGIGKSTLLLKIASNLASNNQKVLYVSGEESTSQIKLRADRLSANSDNLFLLTEIDLSSILAEVAKNEYKAIVIDSIQTLYSDKISSAPGSISQVREITFELMRLAKKDDIAIFIIGHITKEGSIAGPRILEHMVDVVLYFEGDSSKELRILRGIKNRFGTTSEVGIFEMRSNGLVSAKDISSKFFTRGSAVSGSAITVTMEGSRALVVEIQALVCESSYPKRSSTGFDKNRLDMILALLERKLEIPLGHYDVFINVTGGVKINEPACDLAVVAAIISSFRNRPISKESVFIGELSLNGEIREIFNLDARLKEATLQKFKNAITPNKPLEKSSIKTFVAKDITQVLEWM; this comes from the coding sequence ATGGCTAAATTAAAAACTATATTTGAGTGCGAAGCGTGCGGAAATCAGCAGAGCAAATGGATGGGAAAATGTCCGCAATGTGGTGCTTGGGAGAGCTTTATAGAGCTTAGTAGCCAGCAGATAAAAGTAAGCCAAGAATTAGCAAAACTAACTAAAACTATAAATAACGCAACTCCAATATCTCAAATTCAAATAGAGCAGATAAAGCGAAAATCCACTGGTGATAATGAGCTTGACCTTGTATTAGGTGGCGGTGTAGTAAGTGGTTCGCTAGTTTTAATCGGCGGAAGTCCTGGCATTGGTAAATCTACTTTACTTCTTAAAATCGCTTCAAATTTAGCCAGTAATAATCAAAAAGTCTTATATGTCAGCGGCGAAGAGAGTACCAGTCAGATCAAATTAAGAGCCGATCGCCTAAGTGCTAATAGCGATAATCTATTTTTGCTTACTGAGATTGATCTTTCATCTATACTAGCTGAAGTGGCTAAAAATGAGTATAAAGCTATAGTTATAGACTCTATCCAAACTTTATATAGCGATAAAATCAGCTCCGCACCAGGTTCTATATCACAAGTTAGAGAGATTACATTTGAACTAATGAGACTAGCTAAAAAAGATGATATAGCAATATTTATCATTGGCCATATAACCAAAGAAGGCTCTATAGCTGGGCCTAGAATTTTGGAGCATATGGTAGATGTAGTGCTATATTTTGAAGGAGATAGCAGCAAAGAGCTTAGAATTTTAAGAGGGATTAAAAACCGATTTGGTACAACTAGTGAGGTTGGTATCTTTGAGATGAGAAGCAATGGGCTAGTAAGCGCTAAAGATATCAGTAGCAAATTTTTTACTCGTGGTAGCGCAGTTAGTGGCTCAGCTATTACTGTAACAATGGAAGGAAGTCGTGCATTAGTAGTAGAAATTCAAGCCTTAGTATGTGAAAGCAGCTACCCAAAAAGAAGCTCAACTGGATTTGATAAAAATCGCTTAGATATGATTTTAGCACTTTTAGAGCGTAAGCTTGAGATTCCACTTGGCCATTATGATGTATTTATCAATGTTACAGGTGGAGTAAAAATAAATGAACCAGCTTGCGACTTAGCTGTAGTTGCTGCTATAATATCTAGCTTTCGCAATCGTCCAATATCTAAAGAAAGCGTATTTATCGGTGAGCTTAGTTTAAATGGAGAGATTAGAGAAATTTTTAACCTTGATGCAAGACTAAAAGAGGCAACACTGCAAAAATTTAAAAATGCAATTACTCCAAACAAGCCTTTAGAAAAATCATCTATCAAAACTTTTGTAGCTAAAGATATAACTCAAGTTCTTGAGTGGATGTAA
- a CDS encoding flavodoxin gives MTAVIFGSTMGNAEEAANKIAANLGIDTVLNIAETSADEINGFDKLIIGSSTWGSGDLQDDMDAFDFSELNLSGKTVALFGVGDSSSYDDTYCDALGILFDKCSELGANIVGATAAPSFDFTDSKASRDGGFVGLALDFDNYGDQVDEQIANWCDQIRANFS, from the coding sequence ATGACAGCAGTAATTTTTGGTAGTACAATGGGAAATGCAGAAGAAGCAGCAAATAAGATAGCAGCAAATTTAGGTATCGATACGGTTTTAAACATTGCTGAGACTTCAGCTGATGAGATAAATGGTTTTGATAAGCTAATTATAGGTTCATCTACTTGGGGAAGTGGAGATTTACAAGATGATATGGATGCTTTTGATTTTTCAGAGTTAAATTTAAGTGGTAAAACAGTTGCGCTATTTGGTGTTGGTGATAGCTCTAGCTATGATGATACATATTGTGATGCTTTGGGAATTTTGTTTGATAAATGTAGCGAGCTTGGTGCCAATATCGTAGGTGCTACAGCTGCTCCAAGTTTTGATTTTACTGATTCAAAAGCATCTAGAGATGGAGGATTTGTAGGTTTAGCGCTTGATTTTGATAATTATGGCGATCAAGTAGATGAGCAAATTGCTAACTGGTGCGATCAAATCAGAGCAAATTTCAGCTAA
- a CDS encoding DUF2325 domain-containing protein — MSVLVIGADEIAPIKAVLQGLGVSKIEHWDARNENRVNRKPIPQEVECVVMLTSFLNHNTMKKIKSEVKKRNIKLVCAKRSVSCVYCEYCKVFGLESKFKCER, encoded by the coding sequence ATGTCAGTATTAGTAATAGGCGCAGATGAAATAGCACCAATTAAGGCAGTTTTACAAGGATTAGGTGTCAGCAAGATTGAGCACTGGGATGCAAGAAATGAAAATAGGGTAAATCGCAAACCAATACCTCAAGAGGTAGAGTGCGTAGTAATGCTAACTAGTTTTTTAAATCATAATACGATGAAAAAGATAAAGTCTGAAGTTAAAAAACGCAATATTAAATTAGTTTGTGCTAAAAGAAGCGTAAGCTGTGTATATTGTGAGTATTGTAAGGTTTTTGGACTTGAGAGTAAATTTAAATGTGAAAGGTAA
- a CDS encoding lipid-binding SYLF domain-containing protein: MRKIIWLILLNFGLLYGGNEMLLDSANAYNLVNRTNKINQSIITNSSAIIIFPTFVKAGFILGATIGRGVMLVRDDIPQEYIDDNISAHQNSIWSAVPVRLGGATIGLQAGYENNFIVMYVMNKAVIKDIYDNKLTLSASASVSFMDYGVNSEAISDMGLSDIYAYTNNRGFFVGAELGGSVITVDDKIKFDTASYGYEQLMQAISVIR, translated from the coding sequence ATGAGAAAGATTATCTGGCTGATTTTGCTTAATTTTGGACTGCTTTATGGTGGTAATGAGATGCTTTTAGATAGTGCTAATGCCTATAATCTCGTTAATAGAACCAATAAAATTAACCAGTCTATTATTACAAATTCATCTGCTATTATAATCTTTCCAACATTTGTTAAAGCTGGATTTATTCTTGGTGCTACAATAGGTCGTGGTGTAATGTTGGTGCGTGATGATATACCACAAGAATACATAGATGATAATATATCTGCCCATCAAAATAGCATATGGAGTGCTGTGCCAGTTAGACTTGGTGGGGCAACTATAGGATTGCAAGCTGGTTATGAGAATAATTTTATTGTAATGTATGTAATGAATAAAGCTGTGATAAAAGATATTTACGATAATAAACTTACGCTAAGCGCAAGTGCTTCGGTGAGTTTTATGGATTATGGTGTAAATAGTGAAGCCATTAGCGATATGGGTCTTAGTGATATTTATGCTTATACTAACAATAGAGGCTTTTTTGTTGGTGCAGAGCTTGGCGGTTCTGTAATAACAGTTGATGATAAAATCAAATTTGATACTGCTTCATATGGTTATGAGCAGCTTATGCAGGCTATATCGGTGATAAGATAA
- the rny gene encoding ribonuclease Y: MIEMSLVGLGGLIFGAGGGWLISKKINDANYSIFLEQAKAKAKAIEFEAESVLKDAKVKVNEAEFEAKKRYEEKGSKLQKEYNQKFDEINKKEQNLLSQKESLNNLKNDLEQSQNRANALYEEGLNLKNSYQEKIDEVLKTMERIAGLTQDEAKELVLKKVEEKSRADIAHIVRKYEEEAKREAKKKANYILAQATSRFAGEFAAERLINVVDIKNDELKGRIIGKEGRNIKTLEMVLGVDIIIDDTPHAIVLSSFNLYRRAIATRVIELLVEDGRIQPARIEEIHQKVCEEFEASILEEGENILIDLGITKVHPEIVKLIGKMKFRASYGQNALAHSLEVAHLAGIIAAETGGDEKLAIRAGILHDIGKALTHEYQGSHVDLGAEICKRYKEHPVVINAIYAHHGHEEALSVECAAVCAADALSAARPGARREVLESFLKRVEEIENIANSKEGIKNAYAINAGREIRVIANAQLVNDDEAVLLAKEIAEEIESKMQYPGEIKVNVIRELRAIEYAK, encoded by the coding sequence ATGATAGAGATGTCATTAGTAGGGTTAGGAGGCTTAATTTTCGGAGCCGGTGGTGGTTGGCTAATATCTAAAAAGATAAATGATGCTAATTATAGTATATTTTTAGAACAGGCTAAAGCTAAAGCTAAGGCTATTGAATTTGAAGCTGAAAGCGTACTTAAAGATGCCAAAGTTAAGGTAAATGAGGCTGAGTTTGAAGCTAAAAAAAGATATGAGGAAAAAGGCAGTAAGCTTCAAAAAGAGTATAATCAAAAATTTGATGAGATAAATAAAAAAGAGCAAAATTTATTATCTCAAAAAGAGAGCTTAAACAATCTAAAAAATGATCTAGAACAGAGTCAAAATAGAGCTAATGCTTTATATGAAGAGGGCTTGAATTTAAAAAATTCATATCAAGAAAAGATTGATGAAGTGCTAAAAACTATGGAACGCATAGCTGGTCTTACTCAAGATGAAGCTAAAGAATTGGTACTTAAAAAAGTTGAAGAAAAAAGCCGTGCCGATATAGCTCATATAGTTAGAAAATATGAAGAAGAGGCTAAAAGAGAGGCTAAGAAAAAAGCCAATTATATCCTAGCTCAAGCTACTAGTAGATTTGCTGGAGAATTTGCTGCTGAGAGATTGATTAATGTAGTAGATATTAAAAATGATGAGTTAAAAGGTAGAATTATTGGCAAAGAAGGGCGTAATATCAAGACGCTTGAGATGGTTTTAGGAGTGGATATTATTATTGATGATACTCCTCATGCTATTGTGCTTTCAAGCTTTAATCTTTACAGAAGGGCAATTGCTACAAGGGTAATTGAGTTACTTGTAGAAGATGGTAGAATTCAGCCAGCTAGAATAGAAGAGATTCATCAAAAAGTTTGTGAAGAATTTGAAGCTAGTATTTTAGAAGAGGGTGAAAATATATTAATAGATCTTGGAATTACTAAGGTTCATCCTGAAATTGTTAAATTAATCGGTAAAATGAAATTTAGAGCTAGCTATGGTCAAAATGCCCTAGCTCATAGTCTAGAGGTTGCTCACTTAGCAGGAATTATAGCTGCTGAGACTGGTGGAGATGAGAAGCTAGCTATTAGAGCAGGTATATTGCATGATATTGGTAAGGCGCTTACGCATGAATACCAAGGTAGCCATGTTGATTTAGGTGCTGAAATTTGCAAACGTTATAAAGAACATCCAGTAGTAATAAATGCTATATATGCTCATCATGGTCATGAAGAGGCGCTAAGTGTAGAATGTGCTGCAGTGTGTGCTGCTGATGCATTATCGGCTGCTAGACCTGGTGCTAGACGAGAAGTTTTAGAGAGTTTCTTAAAAAGAGTAGAAGAGATAGAAAATATAGCAAACTCAAAAGAGGGAATTAAAAACGCTTATGCTATAAATGCTGGTCGTGAGATTAGAGTAATTGCCAATGCTCAGTTAGTAAATGATGATGAGGCTGTACTTTTAGCCAAAGAGATTGCTGAAGAAATAGAGAGTAAAATGCAATATCCAGGTGAGATTAAAGTAAATGTAATACGCGAATTAAGAGCTATAGAATACGCAAAATAG
- the luxS gene encoding S-ribosylhomocysteine lyase, with protein sequence MPLLDSFCVDHTIMNAPGVRLAKVMKTPKGDDISVFDLRFCKPNLDILPERGIHTLEHLFAGFMRDHLNSNSVEIIDISPMGCRTGFYMSLIGVPSIDDVIKAWRLSMDDVLAVKSQSDIPELNEYQCGTYKMHSLQEAKEIAQNILNLGISYIDNEAIKLDFNKIK encoded by the coding sequence ATGCCATTACTTGATAGTTTTTGCGTAGATCATACTATTATGAATGCACCTGGAGTCAGACTAGCTAAGGTGATGAAAACTCCAAAAGGCGATGATATAAGCGTCTTTGATCTTAGATTTTGTAAGCCAAATTTAGATATTTTACCTGAGCGTGGTATTCATACTTTAGAGCATCTTTTTGCTGGATTTATGAGAGATCATTTAAATTCAAATAGTGTTGAAATCATTGATATATCTCCGATGGGGTGTAGAACTGGATTTTATATGAGTCTTATAGGTGTTCCTAGTATTGATGATGTGATAAAGGCGTGGAGACTCTCTATGGATGATGTTTTAGCTGTAAAAAGCCAAAGCGATATCCCAGAGCTTAATGAGTATCAATGTGGCACATATAAGATGCATTCGCTACAAGAAGCCAAAGAGATAGCTCAAAATATTTTAAATTTAGGTATTAGCTATATCGATAACGAGGCTATAAAGCTAGATTTTAATAAGATTAAATAA
- the ftsY gene encoding signal recognition particle-docking protein FtsY: protein MFNFLKKGLQKTLNSFTNSKPADKKITKDVLEELLLEADVPYEIAQEIIYYLPPREIIDRADLSRVMQTYFMYDSKSVEAKPFVMMILGVNGAGKTTTIAKLANLFKSNSKSVILGASDTFRAGAIEQLRQWATRLEVPIIASSQGHDPAAVAYDTISSAVAKGMDYAIIDTAGRLQNQKNLASELEKISRISDKALSGAPHQKILILDGTQGSAGVAQAKAFNEIIKVDGVIITKLDGTAKGGALFGIARELELPILYIGVGESKDDLIKFNPKEFVDTICDAIF, encoded by the coding sequence ATGTTTAATTTTCTTAAAAAAGGACTTCAAAAGACCCTTAATAGCTTTACAAATTCTAAACCCGCAGATAAAAAAATTACTAAAGATGTTCTTGAGGAGCTTTTATTAGAAGCTGATGTGCCATATGAGATTGCTCAAGAGATTATCTATTATCTGCCGCCGCGTGAAATTATAGATAGAGCCGATCTATCCAGAGTAATGCAAACCTACTTTATGTATGATAGCAAAAGCGTAGAGGCTAAGCCTTTTGTTATGATGATCTTAGGCGTAAATGGTGCTGGTAAAACAACTACAATAGCTAAATTAGCAAATTTATTTAAATCAAATTCAAAAAGTGTTATTTTGGGTGCTAGTGATACATTTAGAGCTGGTGCGATAGAGCAGCTACGCCAATGGGCAACTAGATTAGAAGTACCGATAATTGCCTCAAGTCAAGGCCACGATCCAGCAGCCGTAGCATATGATACTATCAGCTCAGCAGTAGCTAAAGGTATGGATTACGCTATAATCGATACAGCCGGTAGATTACAAAATCAAAAAAACCTAGCAAGTGAGCTAGAAAAAATCTCAAGAATAAGTGATAAAGCCCTAAGTGGTGCTCCACACCAAAAAATATTGATATTAGATGGCACACAAGGAAGTGCCGGAGTTGCTCAAGCTAAGGCATTTAATGAGATAATAAAGGTTGATGGAGTTATTATCACTAAGCTTGATGGCACAGCTAAAGGTGGTGCATTATTTGGGATTGCTAGAGAGCTTGAATTGCCTATTTTATACATTGGTGTTGGCGAGAGCAAAGATGATCTTATTAAATTTAATCCAAAAGAATTTGTAGATACTATCTGCGATGCTATCTTTTAG
- a CDS encoding OmpA family protein has protein sequence MRIDISNDEKSSFWLSFAGLMTGLFFVFVLVVGVVVIRYSISASQLVYLQKDLNDNIAALNAANKELSKKHESINLFIEKLKSNPDSATIEKLYKNLNSDLSKSTSTINNSLDVISLKNDELTTQVDSQDEQISNLKIEIEQKDSEIEILQKDIEITKNSLKNYAKIREDIAINLKSKLGTIAQIDSKSAEVTMNAAKIFNINSTAIRDDAKFDLRRIFKVYLDYILSPNIVENIAKITIECHTDSDGGYLHNLELSQKRALEIMKFAYATYKDENLSKYLISTGKSNSEPILKDGLEDPVASFRIKIKFDLQDPKYFIDKVLNQRVN, from the coding sequence ATGAGAATTGATATATCAAATGATGAAAAATCTAGCTTTTGGCTTAGTTTTGCTGGATTGATGACAGGGCTTTTTTTTGTATTTGTGCTTGTAGTTGGGGTTGTAGTTATACGCTACTCTATATCAGCCTCGCAATTAGTATATCTACAAAAAGATTTAAATGATAATATCGCTGCTTTAAATGCTGCTAATAAAGAGCTAAGCAAAAAACATGAGAGTATTAATCTATTTATTGAGAAGCTAAAATCAAATCCTGATAGTGCTACTATAGAAAAACTCTATAAAAATTTAAATTCAGATTTATCTAAATCAACAAGCACGATAAATAATAGCCTAGATGTTATTAGTCTAAAAAATGATGAGCTAACAACTCAAGTAGATAGTCAAGATGAGCAAATCAGTAATCTTAAAATAGAAATTGAGCAAAAAGATAGCGAGATTGAGATTCTTCAAAAAGATATAGAAATAACTAAAAATAGTTTAAAAAACTACGCCAAAATCAGAGAAGATATCGCAATTAACTTAAAAAGTAAGCTAGGAACTATAGCTCAAATTGACTCAAAAAGTGCTGAAGTAACTATGAATGCAGCTAAAATTTTTAATATCAACTCTACTGCTATTAGAGATGATGCTAAATTTGATTTAAGGCGTATTTTTAAGGTCTATTTAGACTATATTCTTTCTCCTAATATTGTAGAAAATATAGCTAAAATCACCATAGAGTGCCACACTGATAGCGATGGCGGATATCTGCATAATCTTGAATTATCACAAAAAAGAGCTTTAGAGATTATGAAGTTTGCCTATGCTACTTATAAAGATGAGAACTTAAGTAAATATCTAATTTCAACAGGTAAAAGCAATAGTGAGCCAATATTAAAAGATGGTCTAGAAGATCCAGTAGCAAGCTTTAGGATAAAAATTAAATTTGATTTACAAGATCCTAAATATTTTATTGATAAGGTTTTAAATCAGCGTGTCAATTGA
- a CDS encoding 5-formyltetrahydrofolate cyclo-ligase has product MVKYDKQTYRKMAKTALKKESKRVANSYKNRLNLDILRLIKFYKVRNLLIFTPMQTEPNLIMLRRKLAKNCTIFVPFMVDKSLKMVKLRLPLFVSKFGIKEARDSNAYKKKIDMAIVPVIAVDTNMARVGHGAGFYDRFFDSLGYRPVIVFVSIKDMYIDDKICDAHDICADFYITPTTKYIKKVCYDRDVISRVRRLNFRSRWWLANI; this is encoded by the coding sequence ATGGTTAAATATGATAAACAAACTTATAGAAAAATGGCTAAAACTGCTCTAAAAAAAGAGTCCAAAAGAGTAGCTAATAGTTATAAAAATAGACTAAATTTGGATATTTTAAGGCTAATTAAGTTTTATAAAGTAAGAAATTTATTGATTTTTACTCCGATGCAAACAGAGCCAAATTTGATAATGCTTAGACGCAAGTTAGCAAAAAATTGTACAATATTTGTCCCATTTATGGTAGATAAAAGCTTAAAAATGGTAAAATTGCGTCTGCCCCTTTTTGTATCTAAATTTGGAATTAAAGAAGCAAGAGATTCAAATGCTTATAAAAAAAAGATAGATATGGCAATAGTGCCAGTGATTGCAGTAGATACAAATATGGCTAGAGTAGGGCATGGTGCTGGATTTTATGATAGATTTTTTGATAGTCTAGGATATAGACCAGTTATTGTGTTTGTGAGTATAAAAGATATGTATATTGATGATAAAATTTGTGATGCACATGATATTTGTGCAGACTTTTATATCACACCTACTACAAAATATATTAAAAAGGTATGTTATGATAGAGATGTCATTAGTAGGGTTAGGAGGCTTAATTTTCGGAGCCGGTGGTGGTTGGCTAATATCTAA
- a CDS encoding 1-aminocyclopropane-1-carboxylate deaminase, with protein sequence MSIEPIYFRGRRFWVLRDDLIGGEFNGNKARKLVFLLNSNLNHINRIISYGSSQSNAMYSISLLAKMRGVKFIYFTNHICDFLLNNPCGNYAYALKNGMDIKISSNPSKSAQNECKSSSDLFIPEGVAMREAEIGFKEQARVIKDYAKKNRIKFDIFLPSGTGCSAAFLAKNLDDMLVWSVPCVGDTQYLKKQILALDPFSKVKILNPPKKYHFGKLYLEIYEIYKELLDSNIEFELLYDGVGWLTLMDNLDKFQNEILYIHQGGILGNITLLDRYKRKFNK encoded by the coding sequence GTGTCAATTGAACCAATCTACTTTAGAGGGCGTAGATTTTGGGTTTTGCGAGATGATTTAATAGGTGGCGAGTTTAATGGTAATAAAGCTAGAAAACTTGTCTTTTTGTTAAACTCAAATTTAAACCATATAAATCGCATAATCTCATATGGCTCAAGCCAGTCAAATGCTATGTATTCTATTAGTCTTTTGGCTAAAATGCGTGGAGTTAAATTTATATATTTTACCAATCATATTTGTGATTTTTTATTAAATAACCCATGTGGAAACTATGCTTATGCATTAAAAAATGGTATGGATATTAAAATAAGCTCTAATCCATCAAAATCAGCACAAAATGAGTGTAAATCAAGTAGCGATCTTTTTATTCCAGAGGGTGTAGCAATGCGCGAAGCAGAGATAGGATTTAAAGAACAAGCTAGAGTAATAAAAGATTATGCTAAAAAAAATAGAATTAAATTTGATATATTTTTGCCTAGTGGGACAGGGTGTAGTGCTGCATTTTTAGCAAAAAATTTAGATGATATGTTGGTTTGGAGCGTGCCTTGTGTAGGAGATACGCAATATTTAAAAAAGCAGATTTTAGCCCTTGATCCATTTAGTAAAGTTAAGATATTAAATCCACCTAAAAAATATCATTTTGGCAAGTTGTATCTTGAAATTTATGAGATATATAAAGAACTTTTAGATAGCAATATAGAGTTTGAACTTCTATATGATGGAGTAGGGTGGCTTACTTTGATGGATAATTTGGATAAATTTCAAAATGAAATTCTATATATCCATCAAGGTGGAATTTTAGGGAATATTACGCTTTTAGATAGATATAAACGCAAATTTAATAAATGA
- a CDS encoding YdgA family protein, translated as MKRFALVLVALLILLVGIQGYAYLYSNFIINSAITILKDNREFKIDNINKSSSIFSTDLNATIIYKDFNLNVDLSSYHNALAIFSGIKIIGDIKDLEQNSAVLAKFDLDIPINSDTIHLNAKISPIKFMENHSFLKLSSIDIEAIMDSSKLYFIKANINKANLEFDDINGGISGVVFEANYINGIEFNNLSQHIFSSNETTLIIEHLKAKVNPIDISSDEIKINFKSKVDALANITADIVSKYIMINGIDFNDISSKIRLENIDINSYKNLFKIILDSNTQDLMYDFMANEPKLYIDSLSVKDIFDFKFSIFGNSQTLKAEKLNLNGELKAYKPLSTLKGLEFLSIYEKFLISNGILIQNNEGYISKFKSDIQNNEIIFNNSVKFSDIISNILINK; from the coding sequence GTGAAAAGATTTGCATTAGTGCTTGTCGCTTTACTGATTTTATTAGTCGGGATACAAGGATATGCATATCTATATTCAAATTTTATAATTAATTCTGCCATAACTATACTTAAAGACAACAGAGAATTTAAAATAGATAATATAAATAAAAGTAGCTCTATATTTTCTACCGATTTAAATGCTACTATTATATATAAAGATTTTAATCTAAATGTAGATTTATCTAGCTATCATAATGCTTTGGCTATATTTAGTGGAATTAAAATTATTGGAGATATTAAAGATTTAGAGCAAAATAGCGCAGTTTTAGCTAAATTTGATTTAGATATTCCAATAAATAGCGATACAATCCATTTAAATGCAAAGATATCTCCAATTAAATTTATGGAAAATCATAGCTTTTTAAAGTTATCTAGTATTGATATAGAAGCTATTATGGATTCTAGTAAGTTATATTTTATAAAAGCTAATATTAATAAGGCTAATTTAGAATTTGATGATATTAATGGTGGTATTAGTGGAGTTGTATTTGAAGCTAATTATATTAATGGAATTGAATTTAATAATTTAAGCCAGCATATATTTTCTTCAAATGAAACAACTCTTATCATAGAACATCTAAAAGCAAAGGTAAATCCTATTGATATATCAAGTGATGAGATAAAGATTAATTTTAAAAGCAAGGTTGATGCTCTAGCAAATATTACTGCTGATATAGTAAGTAAATATATTATGATAAATGGTATAGATTTTAATGATATTAGTTCTAAGATTAGATTGGAAAATATAGATATAAATAGCTATAAAAACCTATTTAAAATTATACTTGATTCTAATACTCAAGACTTAATGTATGATTTTATGGCAAATGAACCAAAGTTGTATATAGATAGTTTGAGTGTTAAAGATATTTTTGATTTTAAATTTAGTATTTTTGGAAATAGCCAAACTCTAAAAGCAGAAAAGTTAAATTTAAATGGCGAGCTTAAAGCATATAAGCCATTATCTACTTTAAAAGGACTAGAGTTTTTATCTATATATGAAAAATTTTTGATAAGTAATGGAATATTGATTCAAAATAATGAAGGTTATATATCTAAATTTAAATCTGATATCCAAAATAACGAGATAATTTTTAATAATTCAGTTAAATTTAGCGATATTATCTCAAATATTTTAATAAATAAATAG